A window of the Clupea harengus chromosome 8, Ch_v2.0.2, whole genome shotgun sequence genome harbors these coding sequences:
- the LOC105902382 gene encoding uncharacterized protein LOC105902382 isoform X3 translates to MEDNVEGESVGFNENRMAQPQSLRFRTPAPPPTPVMRNPPPLLRPPPPPFGVIRGPPPPPRPPFGRPPFDPNMPPIPPPGGMPPPIGPPHLQRPPFMPPPMSNMPPPPGMIFPPGMPPVPAGGGPKLPPSEEIWVKNTTQEGKVYYYNVRTRESAWAKPEGVKVIQQSELNPLMANQQAGSGGAVATSPVCSSSSTNANSSVSAVSTTAPISISPSPSSTQAPSPSRNLSSSPELANSPAPALPPPGPTSAMSEMPPGASVPSNGGPTPVTVVTVSGVPTSVTQVQTVPMMPQSLQAGMPHTMPQPTATVSAFPPVMVPPFRLPMPGMHIPLPGMLPGMGPPLVPMVHPQLTLAATQASLAGALSLPEWSEYKTMDGKTYYYNNRTLESTWEKPLELREKDKEADKSKERQAVEDSEDVDMADQEVTVQPKVEIKEEPKDEEMSEAEKAAQRAKPVASNPIPGTPWCVVWTGDDQVFFYNPTSRISLWDRPAELVGRADVDKYIQEPPHKKTPEDGPKPVVTREIKEEEPAREESGEEEEPVQAKRKKSDKRPPHISAAETSHQIQEELALESEEDNHSSDESGEDSEDERVHFELRLDPAEDICDINVENTAPATPKKKARRQSNQEPFSWKTETDDDAAPSKMRFFPAREPGVQLNAADNYTPVDLFKLFFSEDAVKTLCHNTNKQAARSIARGAKYKWVDVGVTEFYKYIGLIFYMGMIKLDHISDYWRRNTIFSILFPGEVMARNRHSTIAWNLHMSDPDEDKVNDANRGTSAHDRLFRLKPLMNSIQLACKAFYQPRRHISVDERMVASKGHTMRQYMKDKPTKWGFKLFVLADSCNGYTLEFSIYTGKNTIPTGNGISYDSVMSLLDRKYLGSGYYVYMDNFYTSPKLFKDLLTSNFGACGTYRDSRKDFPRNGLNALTNKSPRGSFRWIRDGPLVFVKWMDTQEVSVCSSIHAAYTGDVAKRKVKSKEGVFGTQLFTCPAPVAEYNKFMGGVDLSDQLIQYYTTQHKTVKWYRKLFLHFLDIAATNAYLLHKELHMQNVHKDSMSHKVFMEQLIAQLCDVPVKTARTAAPVRNASHVHKPVCAVEDGKKARDNRKGCAYCRLHRGKYAKTLWKCKACDVYLCLIPERNCFDDWHPDED, encoded by the exons ATGGAGGATAATGTGGAAGGAGAAAGCGTGGGGTTCAATGAGAACAG GATGGCGCAGCCACAGTCTTTGCGATTCCGAACCCCTGCTCCTCCCCCCACACCAGTCATGCGAAATCCTCCACCCCTGTTGAGACCCCCGCCTCCACCTTTCGGCGTTATAAGaggccccccccctccaccgaGACCTCCATTTGGACGCCCACCTTTTGACCCAAACATGCCGCCCATACCGCCACCTGGAGGGATGCCTCCACCAATTGGACCCCCCCACTTGCAG AGGCCTCCTTTCATGCCTCCCCCTATGAGCAACATGCCTCCACCTCCAGGAATGATATTTCCCCCCGGAATGCCTCCGGTCCCTGCAGGTGGGGGCCCCAAACTGCCCCCTTCAGAAGAGATTTGGGTGAAGAATACCACTCAAGAGGGAAAG GTGTATTACTACAATGTTCGCACACGGGAGTCAGCCTGGGCCAAACCAGAGGGTGTAAAGGTCATCCAGCAGTCTGAACTCAACCCTCTGATGGCCAATCAGCAAGCAGGGTCAGGAGGAGCTGTGGCTACTAGCCCCGtgtgtagcagcagcagcaccaacgCCAATAGCAGTGTCTCGGCCGTCAGCACCACGGCTCCCATCAGCATCTCCCCATCCCCCAGCTCCACCCAGGCCCCCTCCCCCAGCCGCAACCTCAGCTCCAGTCCCGAGCTGGCCAACAGTCCAGCCCCAGCCCTGCCTCCACCGGGGCCAA CTTCCGCAATGTCAGAGATGCCTCCTGGAGCCTCTGTCCCCTCAAATGGGGGGCCGACACCCGTTACCGTGGTGACTGTCTCTGGGGTACCAACGTCAGTGACCCAAGTGCAGACAGTGCCCATGATGCCCCAGAGTCTCCAGGCAGGGATGCCCCACACCATGCCACAGCCCACAGCCACCGTGTCAGCCTTCCCTCCGGTCATGGTGCCTCCGTTCAGATTGCCTATGCCAGGAATGCACATCCCTCTGCCTG GTATGCTACCAGGCATGGGCCCACCTTTAGTACCCATGGTCCACCCACAGCTGACCCTAGCGGCTACACAGGCATCCCTGGCAGGTGCCCTGTCTCTGCCTGAGTGGTCTGAGTACAAGACGATGGATGGGAAGACGTACTACTACAACAACCGCACACTGGAGTCAACCTGGGAAAAGCCCCTGGAGCTCAGGGAGAAAG ATAAGGAAGCTGATAAATCCAAAGAGAGGCAGGCTGTGGAGGACTCTGAGGATGTAGACATGGCTGATCAGGAAGTCACCGTGCAGCCAAAGGTCGAGATAAAAGAG GAGCCaaaggatgaggagatgagcGAAGCAGAGAAAGCTGCCCAGAGAGCCAAGCCTGTTGCCTCAAACCCCATCCCTGGAACGCCCTG GTGTGTGGTTTGGACTGGGGATGACCAGGTCTTCTTCTACAACCCCACTTCACGCATCTCCTTGTGGGACAGGCCGGCTGAACTGGTCGGCCGAGCCGACGTGGACAAGTACATCCAGGAGCCTCCACACAAGAAGACCCCTGAGGACGGACCAAAACCTG TTGTCACCAGGGAGATAAAAGAGGAGGAGCcagccagagaggagagtggcgaggaggaggagccagtgCAGGCCAAGAGAAAGAA GAGCGACAAGAGGCCGCCACACATCTCTGCTGCTGAGACTTCGCACCAGATCCAGGAGGAACTTGCTCTGGAGAGCGAGGAGGACAACCACTCGTCAGATGAAAGTGGTGAAGACAGTGAGGACGAACGTGTACACTTTGAGCTCCGTCTTGACCCCGCTGAGGATATTTGTGATAT AAACGTGGAGAACACTGCACCAGCAACGCCAAAGAAAAAAGCACGGCGTCAGTCCAATCAGGAACCGTTCTCATGGAAGACAGAAACAGATGATGATGCCGCTCCATCAAAAATGCGTTTTTTCCCTGCAAGGGAGCCTGGTGTGCAACTGAATGCAGCTGACAATTACACTCCTGTGGACCTCTTCAAATTATTCTTTTCAGAGGATGCTGTGAAAACCCTCTGCCACAACACCAACAAGCAAGCTGCTAGGAGCATAGCCAGAGGTGCAAAGTACAAATGGGTGGATGTTGGAGTTACTGAATTCTACAAATACATTGGACTGATATTCTACATGGGCATGATCAAGCTGGATCACATATCTGACTACTGGAGGAGAAACACCATCTTCTCCATCCTTTTCCCGGGAGAGGTGATGGCAAGGAACAGACACAGTACAATAGCCTGGAATTTGCACATGAGCGACCCAGACGAGGATAAAGTGAATGATGCCAATAGGGGAACCTCAGCACATGACCGACTGTTCCGGCTCAAACCCCTCATGAACTCTATCCAGCTTGCCTGTAAGGCATTCTATCAACCCCGCAGGCACATCTCTGTGGATGAGCGTATGGTGGCCTCCAAGGGACATACTATGAGACAGTACATGAAGGACAAACCAACTAAGTGGGGATTCAAGTTGTTTGTGCTAGCAGACTCCTGCAATGGCTACACTTTGGAATTTTCTATATACACTGGAAAGAACACCATACCCACTGGGAACGGCATCTCTTATGACTCTGTCATGTCACTGCTTGACAGAAAGTATTTGGGGTCTGGATACTATGTGTACATGGACAATTTCTATACAAGCCCAAAGCTTTTCAAGGACTTGCTCACTTCTAATTTTGGTGCTTGTGGAACATACAGAGATTCCCGGAAGGACTTCCCACGCAATGGTCTCAATGCACTGACAAATAAGTCCCCTAGAGGATCGTTCCGCTGGATAAGGGATGGTCCTCTTGTCTTTGTGAAATGGATGGATACACAAgaggtgtctgtctgctccagcATCCATGCAGCCTACACTGGGGATGTAGCAAAGAGAAAAGTGAAATCCAAAGAGGGTGTCTTCGGCACACAGTTGTTTACATGCCCCGCACCTGTGGCAGAATACAACAAGTTCATGGGAGGTGTGGATTTGTCCGATCAGTTGATCCAGTATTACACAACACAGCATAAAACTGTGAAGTGGTACAGGAAACTTTTTCTTCACTTTCTGGATATTGCTGCAACAAATGCCTACCTTCTCCACAAAGAACTCCACATGCAAAACGTACACAAGGACAGCATGTCCCACAAGGTTTTTATGGAGCAGCTCATTGCACAGCTGTGTGATGTGCCCGTGAAGACTGCAAGGACAGCGGCTCCTGTAAGGAACGCCAGCCATGTTCACAAGCCTGTTTGTGCGGTCGAGGATGGGAAGAAGGCTCGTGATAACCGCAAGGGCTGTGCATATTGCAGATTGCATAGGGGAAAATACGCAAAAACCCTTTGGAAGTGCAAAGCATGTGATGTCTACCTTTGCCTTATACCAGAGAGAAACTGTTTTGATGATTGGCATCCTGATGAGGACTGA
- the LOC105902382 gene encoding uncharacterized protein LOC105902382 isoform X2 has product MEDNVEGESVGFNENRMAQPQSLRFRTPAPPPTPVMRNPPPLLRPPPPPFGVIRGPPPPPRPPFGRPPFDPNMPPIPPPGGMPPPIGPPHLQRPPFMPPPMSNMPPPPGMIFPPGMPPVPAGGGPKLPPSEEIWVKNTTQEGKVYYYNVRTRESAWAKPEGVKVIQQSELNPLMANQQAGSGGAVATSPVCSSSSTNANSSVSAVSTTAPISISPSPSSTQAPSPSRNLSSSPELANSPAPALPPPGPTSAMSEMPPGASVPSNGGPTPVTVVTVSGVPTSVTQVQTVPMMPQSLQAGMPHTMPQPTATVSAFPPVMVPPFRLPMPGMHIPLPAGGGPMLSVGRPPTVGESSPHAFTSPPMTKGLLVFRPGMLPGMGPPLVPMVHPQLTLAATQASLAGALSLPEWSEYKTMDGKTYYYNNRTLESTWEKPLELREKDKEADKSKERQAVEDSEDVDMADQEVTVQPKVEIKEEPKDEEMSEAEKAAQRAKPVASNPIPGTPWCVVWTGDDQVFFYNPTSRISLWDRPAELVGRADVDKYIQEPPHKKTPEDGPKPVVTREIKEEEPAREESGEEEEPVQAKRKKSDKRPPHISAAETSHQIQEELALESEEDNHSSDESGEDSEDERVHFELRLDPAEDICDINVENTAPATPKKKARRQSNQEPFSWKTETDDDAAPSKMRFFPAREPGVQLNAADNYTPVDLFKLFFSEDAVKTLCHNTNKQAARSIARGAKYKWVDVGVTEFYKYIGLIFYMGMIKLDHISDYWRRNTIFSILFPGEVMARNRHSTIAWNLHMSDPDEDKVNDANRGTSAHDRLFRLKPLMNSIQLACKAFYQPRRHISVDERMVASKGHTMRQYMKDKPTKWGFKLFVLADSCNGYTLEFSIYTGKNTIPTGNGISYDSVMSLLDRKYLGSGYYVYMDNFYTSPKLFKDLLTSNFGACGTYRDSRKDFPRNGLNALTNKSPRGSFRWIRDGPLVFVKWMDTQEVSVCSSIHAAYTGDVAKRKVKSKEGVFGTQLFTCPAPVAEYNKFMGGVDLSDQLIQYYTTQHKTVKWYRKLFLHFLDIAATNAYLLHKELHMQNVHKDSMSHKVFMEQLIAQLCDVPVKTARTAAPVRNASHVHKPVCAVEDGKKARDNRKGCAYCRLHRGKYAKTLWKCKACDVYLCLIPERNCFDDWHPDED; this is encoded by the exons ATGGAGGATAATGTGGAAGGAGAAAGCGTGGGGTTCAATGAGAACAG GATGGCGCAGCCACAGTCTTTGCGATTCCGAACCCCTGCTCCTCCCCCCACACCAGTCATGCGAAATCCTCCACCCCTGTTGAGACCCCCGCCTCCACCTTTCGGCGTTATAAGaggccccccccctccaccgaGACCTCCATTTGGACGCCCACCTTTTGACCCAAACATGCCGCCCATACCGCCACCTGGAGGGATGCCTCCACCAATTGGACCCCCCCACTTGCAG AGGCCTCCTTTCATGCCTCCCCCTATGAGCAACATGCCTCCACCTCCAGGAATGATATTTCCCCCCGGAATGCCTCCGGTCCCTGCAGGTGGGGGCCCCAAACTGCCCCCTTCAGAAGAGATTTGGGTGAAGAATACCACTCAAGAGGGAAAG GTGTATTACTACAATGTTCGCACACGGGAGTCAGCCTGGGCCAAACCAGAGGGTGTAAAGGTCATCCAGCAGTCTGAACTCAACCCTCTGATGGCCAATCAGCAAGCAGGGTCAGGAGGAGCTGTGGCTACTAGCCCCGtgtgtagcagcagcagcaccaacgCCAATAGCAGTGTCTCGGCCGTCAGCACCACGGCTCCCATCAGCATCTCCCCATCCCCCAGCTCCACCCAGGCCCCCTCCCCCAGCCGCAACCTCAGCTCCAGTCCCGAGCTGGCCAACAGTCCAGCCCCAGCCCTGCCTCCACCGGGGCCAA CTTCCGCAATGTCAGAGATGCCTCCTGGAGCCTCTGTCCCCTCAAATGGGGGGCCGACACCCGTTACCGTGGTGACTGTCTCTGGGGTACCAACGTCAGTGACCCAAGTGCAGACAGTGCCCATGATGCCCCAGAGTCTCCAGGCAGGGATGCCCCACACCATGCCACAGCCCACAGCCACCGTGTCAGCCTTCCCTCCGGTCATGGTGCCTCCGTTCAGATTGCCTATGCCAGGAATGCACATCCCTCTGCCTG CGGGAGGGGGACCCATGCTATCTGTGGGGAGACCACCGACGGTGGGTGAGAGTTCGCCACATGCCTTCACCTCCCCACCGATGACGAAGGGCCTGCTCGTCTTCCGTCCAG GTATGCTACCAGGCATGGGCCCACCTTTAGTACCCATGGTCCACCCACAGCTGACCCTAGCGGCTACACAGGCATCCCTGGCAGGTGCCCTGTCTCTGCCTGAGTGGTCTGAGTACAAGACGATGGATGGGAAGACGTACTACTACAACAACCGCACACTGGAGTCAACCTGGGAAAAGCCCCTGGAGCTCAGGGAGAAAG ATAAGGAAGCTGATAAATCCAAAGAGAGGCAGGCTGTGGAGGACTCTGAGGATGTAGACATGGCTGATCAGGAAGTCACCGTGCAGCCAAAGGTCGAGATAAAAGAG GAGCCaaaggatgaggagatgagcGAAGCAGAGAAAGCTGCCCAGAGAGCCAAGCCTGTTGCCTCAAACCCCATCCCTGGAACGCCCTG GTGTGTGGTTTGGACTGGGGATGACCAGGTCTTCTTCTACAACCCCACTTCACGCATCTCCTTGTGGGACAGGCCGGCTGAACTGGTCGGCCGAGCCGACGTGGACAAGTACATCCAGGAGCCTCCACACAAGAAGACCCCTGAGGACGGACCAAAACCTG TTGTCACCAGGGAGATAAAAGAGGAGGAGCcagccagagaggagagtggcgaggaggaggagccagtgCAGGCCAAGAGAAAGAA GAGCGACAAGAGGCCGCCACACATCTCTGCTGCTGAGACTTCGCACCAGATCCAGGAGGAACTTGCTCTGGAGAGCGAGGAGGACAACCACTCGTCAGATGAAAGTGGTGAAGACAGTGAGGACGAACGTGTACACTTTGAGCTCCGTCTTGACCCCGCTGAGGATATTTGTGATAT AAACGTGGAGAACACTGCACCAGCAACGCCAAAGAAAAAAGCACGGCGTCAGTCCAATCAGGAACCGTTCTCATGGAAGACAGAAACAGATGATGATGCCGCTCCATCAAAAATGCGTTTTTTCCCTGCAAGGGAGCCTGGTGTGCAACTGAATGCAGCTGACAATTACACTCCTGTGGACCTCTTCAAATTATTCTTTTCAGAGGATGCTGTGAAAACCCTCTGCCACAACACCAACAAGCAAGCTGCTAGGAGCATAGCCAGAGGTGCAAAGTACAAATGGGTGGATGTTGGAGTTACTGAATTCTACAAATACATTGGACTGATATTCTACATGGGCATGATCAAGCTGGATCACATATCTGACTACTGGAGGAGAAACACCATCTTCTCCATCCTTTTCCCGGGAGAGGTGATGGCAAGGAACAGACACAGTACAATAGCCTGGAATTTGCACATGAGCGACCCAGACGAGGATAAAGTGAATGATGCCAATAGGGGAACCTCAGCACATGACCGACTGTTCCGGCTCAAACCCCTCATGAACTCTATCCAGCTTGCCTGTAAGGCATTCTATCAACCCCGCAGGCACATCTCTGTGGATGAGCGTATGGTGGCCTCCAAGGGACATACTATGAGACAGTACATGAAGGACAAACCAACTAAGTGGGGATTCAAGTTGTTTGTGCTAGCAGACTCCTGCAATGGCTACACTTTGGAATTTTCTATATACACTGGAAAGAACACCATACCCACTGGGAACGGCATCTCTTATGACTCTGTCATGTCACTGCTTGACAGAAAGTATTTGGGGTCTGGATACTATGTGTACATGGACAATTTCTATACAAGCCCAAAGCTTTTCAAGGACTTGCTCACTTCTAATTTTGGTGCTTGTGGAACATACAGAGATTCCCGGAAGGACTTCCCACGCAATGGTCTCAATGCACTGACAAATAAGTCCCCTAGAGGATCGTTCCGCTGGATAAGGGATGGTCCTCTTGTCTTTGTGAAATGGATGGATACACAAgaggtgtctgtctgctccagcATCCATGCAGCCTACACTGGGGATGTAGCAAAGAGAAAAGTGAAATCCAAAGAGGGTGTCTTCGGCACACAGTTGTTTACATGCCCCGCACCTGTGGCAGAATACAACAAGTTCATGGGAGGTGTGGATTTGTCCGATCAGTTGATCCAGTATTACACAACACAGCATAAAACTGTGAAGTGGTACAGGAAACTTTTTCTTCACTTTCTGGATATTGCTGCAACAAATGCCTACCTTCTCCACAAAGAACTCCACATGCAAAACGTACACAAGGACAGCATGTCCCACAAGGTTTTTATGGAGCAGCTCATTGCACAGCTGTGTGATGTGCCCGTGAAGACTGCAAGGACAGCGGCTCCTGTAAGGAACGCCAGCCATGTTCACAAGCCTGTTTGTGCGGTCGAGGATGGGAAGAAGGCTCGTGATAACCGCAAGGGCTGTGCATATTGCAGATTGCATAGGGGAAAATACGCAAAAACCCTTTGGAAGTGCAAAGCATGTGATGTCTACCTTTGCCTTATACCAGAGAGAAACTGTTTTGATGATTGGCATCCTGATGAGGACTGA
- the LOC105902382 gene encoding uncharacterized protein LOC105902382 isoform X1: protein MEDNVEGESVGFNENRMAQPQSLRFRTPAPPPTPVMRNPPPLLRPPPPPFGVIRGPPPPPRPPFGRPPFDPNMPPIPPPGGMPPPIGPPHLQRPPFMPPPMSNMPPPPGMIFPPGMPPVPAGGGPKLPPSEEIWVKNTTQEGKVYYYNVRTRESAWAKPEGVKVIQQSELNPLMANQQAGSGGAVATSPVCSSSSTNANSSVSAVSTTAPISISPSPSSTQAPSPSRNLSSSPELANSPAPALPPPGPTSAMSEMPPGASVPSNGGPTPVTVVTVSGVPTSVTQVQTVPMMPQSLQAGMPHTMPQPTATVSAFPPVMVPPFRLPMPGMHIPLPAGGGPMLSVGRPPTVGESSPHAFTSPPMTKGLLVFRPGFSHSSCLGMLPGMGPPLVPMVHPQLTLAATQASLAGALSLPEWSEYKTMDGKTYYYNNRTLESTWEKPLELREKDKEADKSKERQAVEDSEDVDMADQEVTVQPKVEIKEEPKDEEMSEAEKAAQRAKPVASNPIPGTPWCVVWTGDDQVFFYNPTSRISLWDRPAELVGRADVDKYIQEPPHKKTPEDGPKPVVTREIKEEEPAREESGEEEEPVQAKRKKSDKRPPHISAAETSHQIQEELALESEEDNHSSDESGEDSEDERVHFELRLDPAEDICDINVENTAPATPKKKARRQSNQEPFSWKTETDDDAAPSKMRFFPAREPGVQLNAADNYTPVDLFKLFFSEDAVKTLCHNTNKQAARSIARGAKYKWVDVGVTEFYKYIGLIFYMGMIKLDHISDYWRRNTIFSILFPGEVMARNRHSTIAWNLHMSDPDEDKVNDANRGTSAHDRLFRLKPLMNSIQLACKAFYQPRRHISVDERMVASKGHTMRQYMKDKPTKWGFKLFVLADSCNGYTLEFSIYTGKNTIPTGNGISYDSVMSLLDRKYLGSGYYVYMDNFYTSPKLFKDLLTSNFGACGTYRDSRKDFPRNGLNALTNKSPRGSFRWIRDGPLVFVKWMDTQEVSVCSSIHAAYTGDVAKRKVKSKEGVFGTQLFTCPAPVAEYNKFMGGVDLSDQLIQYYTTQHKTVKWYRKLFLHFLDIAATNAYLLHKELHMQNVHKDSMSHKVFMEQLIAQLCDVPVKTARTAAPVRNASHVHKPVCAVEDGKKARDNRKGCAYCRLHRGKYAKTLWKCKACDVYLCLIPERNCFDDWHPDED, encoded by the exons ATGGAGGATAATGTGGAAGGAGAAAGCGTGGGGTTCAATGAGAACAG GATGGCGCAGCCACAGTCTTTGCGATTCCGAACCCCTGCTCCTCCCCCCACACCAGTCATGCGAAATCCTCCACCCCTGTTGAGACCCCCGCCTCCACCTTTCGGCGTTATAAGaggccccccccctccaccgaGACCTCCATTTGGACGCCCACCTTTTGACCCAAACATGCCGCCCATACCGCCACCTGGAGGGATGCCTCCACCAATTGGACCCCCCCACTTGCAG AGGCCTCCTTTCATGCCTCCCCCTATGAGCAACATGCCTCCACCTCCAGGAATGATATTTCCCCCCGGAATGCCTCCGGTCCCTGCAGGTGGGGGCCCCAAACTGCCCCCTTCAGAAGAGATTTGGGTGAAGAATACCACTCAAGAGGGAAAG GTGTATTACTACAATGTTCGCACACGGGAGTCAGCCTGGGCCAAACCAGAGGGTGTAAAGGTCATCCAGCAGTCTGAACTCAACCCTCTGATGGCCAATCAGCAAGCAGGGTCAGGAGGAGCTGTGGCTACTAGCCCCGtgtgtagcagcagcagcaccaacgCCAATAGCAGTGTCTCGGCCGTCAGCACCACGGCTCCCATCAGCATCTCCCCATCCCCCAGCTCCACCCAGGCCCCCTCCCCCAGCCGCAACCTCAGCTCCAGTCCCGAGCTGGCCAACAGTCCAGCCCCAGCCCTGCCTCCACCGGGGCCAA CTTCCGCAATGTCAGAGATGCCTCCTGGAGCCTCTGTCCCCTCAAATGGGGGGCCGACACCCGTTACCGTGGTGACTGTCTCTGGGGTACCAACGTCAGTGACCCAAGTGCAGACAGTGCCCATGATGCCCCAGAGTCTCCAGGCAGGGATGCCCCACACCATGCCACAGCCCACAGCCACCGTGTCAGCCTTCCCTCCGGTCATGGTGCCTCCGTTCAGATTGCCTATGCCAGGAATGCACATCCCTCTGCCTG CGGGAGGGGGACCCATGCTATCTGTGGGGAGACCACCGACGGTGGGTGAGAGTTCGCCACATGCCTTCACCTCCCCACCGATGACGAAGGGCCTGCTCGTCTTCCGTCCAG GTTTTTCTCACTCATCTTGCTTAGGTATGCTACCAGGCATGGGCCCACCTTTAGTACCCATGGTCCACCCACAGCTGACCCTAGCGGCTACACAGGCATCCCTGGCAGGTGCCCTGTCTCTGCCTGAGTGGTCTGAGTACAAGACGATGGATGGGAAGACGTACTACTACAACAACCGCACACTGGAGTCAACCTGGGAAAAGCCCCTGGAGCTCAGGGAGAAAG ATAAGGAAGCTGATAAATCCAAAGAGAGGCAGGCTGTGGAGGACTCTGAGGATGTAGACATGGCTGATCAGGAAGTCACCGTGCAGCCAAAGGTCGAGATAAAAGAG GAGCCaaaggatgaggagatgagcGAAGCAGAGAAAGCTGCCCAGAGAGCCAAGCCTGTTGCCTCAAACCCCATCCCTGGAACGCCCTG GTGTGTGGTTTGGACTGGGGATGACCAGGTCTTCTTCTACAACCCCACTTCACGCATCTCCTTGTGGGACAGGCCGGCTGAACTGGTCGGCCGAGCCGACGTGGACAAGTACATCCAGGAGCCTCCACACAAGAAGACCCCTGAGGACGGACCAAAACCTG TTGTCACCAGGGAGATAAAAGAGGAGGAGCcagccagagaggagagtggcgaggaggaggagccagtgCAGGCCAAGAGAAAGAA GAGCGACAAGAGGCCGCCACACATCTCTGCTGCTGAGACTTCGCACCAGATCCAGGAGGAACTTGCTCTGGAGAGCGAGGAGGACAACCACTCGTCAGATGAAAGTGGTGAAGACAGTGAGGACGAACGTGTACACTTTGAGCTCCGTCTTGACCCCGCTGAGGATATTTGTGATAT AAACGTGGAGAACACTGCACCAGCAACGCCAAAGAAAAAAGCACGGCGTCAGTCCAATCAGGAACCGTTCTCATGGAAGACAGAAACAGATGATGATGCCGCTCCATCAAAAATGCGTTTTTTCCCTGCAAGGGAGCCTGGTGTGCAACTGAATGCAGCTGACAATTACACTCCTGTGGACCTCTTCAAATTATTCTTTTCAGAGGATGCTGTGAAAACCCTCTGCCACAACACCAACAAGCAAGCTGCTAGGAGCATAGCCAGAGGTGCAAAGTACAAATGGGTGGATGTTGGAGTTACTGAATTCTACAAATACATTGGACTGATATTCTACATGGGCATGATCAAGCTGGATCACATATCTGACTACTGGAGGAGAAACACCATCTTCTCCATCCTTTTCCCGGGAGAGGTGATGGCAAGGAACAGACACAGTACAATAGCCTGGAATTTGCACATGAGCGACCCAGACGAGGATAAAGTGAATGATGCCAATAGGGGAACCTCAGCACATGACCGACTGTTCCGGCTCAAACCCCTCATGAACTCTATCCAGCTTGCCTGTAAGGCATTCTATCAACCCCGCAGGCACATCTCTGTGGATGAGCGTATGGTGGCCTCCAAGGGACATACTATGAGACAGTACATGAAGGACAAACCAACTAAGTGGGGATTCAAGTTGTTTGTGCTAGCAGACTCCTGCAATGGCTACACTTTGGAATTTTCTATATACACTGGAAAGAACACCATACCCACTGGGAACGGCATCTCTTATGACTCTGTCATGTCACTGCTTGACAGAAAGTATTTGGGGTCTGGATACTATGTGTACATGGACAATTTCTATACAAGCCCAAAGCTTTTCAAGGACTTGCTCACTTCTAATTTTGGTGCTTGTGGAACATACAGAGATTCCCGGAAGGACTTCCCACGCAATGGTCTCAATGCACTGACAAATAAGTCCCCTAGAGGATCGTTCCGCTGGATAAGGGATGGTCCTCTTGTCTTTGTGAAATGGATGGATACACAAgaggtgtctgtctgctccagcATCCATGCAGCCTACACTGGGGATGTAGCAAAGAGAAAAGTGAAATCCAAAGAGGGTGTCTTCGGCACACAGTTGTTTACATGCCCCGCACCTGTGGCAGAATACAACAAGTTCATGGGAGGTGTGGATTTGTCCGATCAGTTGATCCAGTATTACACAACACAGCATAAAACTGTGAAGTGGTACAGGAAACTTTTTCTTCACTTTCTGGATATTGCTGCAACAAATGCCTACCTTCTCCACAAAGAACTCCACATGCAAAACGTACACAAGGACAGCATGTCCCACAAGGTTTTTATGGAGCAGCTCATTGCACAGCTGTGTGATGTGCCCGTGAAGACTGCAAGGACAGCGGCTCCTGTAAGGAACGCCAGCCATGTTCACAAGCCTGTTTGTGCGGTCGAGGATGGGAAGAAGGCTCGTGATAACCGCAAGGGCTGTGCATATTGCAGATTGCATAGGGGAAAATACGCAAAAACCCTTTGGAAGTGCAAAGCATGTGATGTCTACCTTTGCCTTATACCAGAGAGAAACTGTTTTGATGATTGGCATCCTGATGAGGACTGA